The Bdellovibrio bacteriovorus W nucleotide sequence CCCAATTTTGAAAGACCTGCCGCTGTAGAGATCATATTACTTTCAGCAATACCCACATCAAAAGAGTCTTGAGGGAATTCTTTTCTAAACCCTGCAACTCCCGTTGAACCAGGAAGATCCGAAGTCACGCTCAACACGGGTAATCCCGCCTTACGAGCGCGCACCATCGCGGAAGAAATACCCACTTGAATTTTCTCACCTGAGTCTTTGACGGCCTTTGCTTTGATTTCAGCTTCATCTTTATTCAGCTCTTCAATCCAAGAATCAAATTCTTGAGGATAAGCTTCGCCATCGTAAATTTCTTTTAAGAATGTGGGCAATTCTGAAGGTGATTTCAGAGGGAACCCATGGCCACCACTTGATGACTCCACAGTTTTCTTAGTTCCGATCCCTTTGATAGTTTTTGCATGAATCACAACTGGAACTTTAGGATTCTTTTGCGCACGCTCAACAGCGTCTTCGATGCTCGCCATACATTTTTGCAAGTCATTTCCTTGCTCAAGCGTAATAACATCCCAGCCTAAGTCTTTAAGAGATTTAAAAGTTGGAATCATTGAGAAAGACTCTTCATCAATGCGACCTGAAAGTTTTGTATTATTATCACTAATAATTAATACATACGGTCCCATTTTTCCTGTTTGTGCAAGACCCGGAATCGCGCTCAGGGCTTCCTTCGCTTCACCTTCCATACATGCACCATCAGATATAGCCGTCACGGTCACACGATTTTTACCACTGATCGCTTCACCCATCGCCAATCCTTGAGTCTGTGGCAGCGCTGATCCCAGAGGACCATTTGATATAAACACACCTTCAGGGAAGCAATGAACCTCTCCGTGCCCAGTCAAACCACTTTCAATAGAGCGAAACTTCTTAAGACTATTTAAAGTCAGATCCGCCATTCCATAGTTAGCTTTTAAGGCATACAGACCATTTTCACAGTGACCGGCGTCGTTCACCAAGTGAAAGAGTTCGAACCACTGTTTGTTCTCTTTTTTGGATTTATGAAAAACAAGACCGTGCAAAGCAGACATCAACTCCGCAAATGCCGCAGGACCACCGTAGTGGCAGGCAGCTCCACCTAAAACAGCATTCATATCCATCAATGAAACCAAAGCGCGCGTGGCCTTAGGATCAACGACGTTGATTTGCTCTCCGCTTTTTAGCTGAACAGATGTTTTAAAAGATGGCTCTCGTTGAGGATTGCCGGCGAGTTTTGTTTTGATTTGGATTGGTTCTGTCATAGTATAAAGTTCTACTCTGTCTGCGTGCAGTGGTAAAGTGAACTAGACTGCTTACTGGGAGCGTTAATTATGGAAAAAATCATCTCTCATCAAATTCGCCAAATCCCAAAAGTGGAACTGCATCGCCATATGGACTGCTCAGTGCGTTG carries:
- a CDS encoding hypothetical protein (COG0021 Transketolase), whose product is MTEPIQIKTKLAGNPQREPSFKTSVQLKSGEQINVVDPKATRALVSLMDMNAVLGGAACHYGGPAAFAELMSALHGLVFHKSKKENKQWFELFHLVNDAGHCENGLYALKANYGMADLTLNSLKKFRSIESGLTGHGEVHCFPEGVFISNGPLGSALPQTQGLAMGEAISGKNRVTVTAISDGACMEGEAKEALSAIPGLAQTGKMGPYVLIISDNNTKLSGRIDEESFSMIPTFKSLKDLGWDVITLEQGNDLQKCMASIEDAVERAQKNPKVPVVIHAKTIKGIGTKKTVESSSGGHGFPLKSPSELPTFLKEIYDGEAYPQEFDSWIEELNKDEAEIKAKAVKDSGEKIQVGISSAMVRARKAGLPVLSVTSDLPGSTGVAGFRKEFPQDSFDVGIAESNMISTAAGLSKLGYIPVVDTFAQFGVTKGALPITMGSLSEAPIIAVFSHTGFQDAADGASHQALSYMAMLSSIPHVDIYSLSCSEEADALMGMVIEKFATDRKAGKVPNTSVFFLGRENFPKTFQAGAKYDLKKAQVLLDTATDSAKSVVLATTGSLVGQALLAAEALKAKGLGVIVVNSANINHVDVETYKAALAKTGGRLVTAEDHQAIGGFGQMLTHALVSAGVNLRLKSLGVKAEFGQSAYLALELYAKHGLDSQAMIKACEELI